The Suncus etruscus isolate mSunEtr1 chromosome 14, mSunEtr1.pri.cur, whole genome shotgun sequence genome contains a region encoding:
- the MLYCD gene encoding malonyl-CoA decarboxylase, mitochondrial isoform X2, with protein MDELLGRSVPPTPAYELRDKTPAPAEGQCADFVSFYGGLARAAERAALLERLARGFGVDHGLVAEQSAGVLQLREQPREAAVLLQAEDRLRYALVPRYRGLFQHISKLDGGMRFLVQLRADLLEVQALKLVDGPHVRAFLNLERVTWHSPCEVLQKISETEAVHPVKDWLDMKQRVGPYRRCFFFSHCSSPGDPLVVLHVALTKDIPSAIQEIVKDEPPAGPEDQSNMGAAIFYSIGLIKPGLRGVELGTFLIKRVVKELQREFPHLGTFSSLSPIPGFTKWLLGLLSSQAKESGSAQLFLDSELQELAALTGSTAPIHDTMRSLLSNSEWIKSAELVQVLRAPLLRLCAWYLYGEKHRGYALNPVANFHLQNGAVLWRLNWMADLSPNGLANSCGLMVNYRYFLEDTAANSTAYLGNKSIKASEQVLGLVAQFQKHSKL; from the exons ATGGACGAGCTGCTGGGCCGCTCGGTGCCCCCGACGCCCGCCTACGAGCTGCGCGACAAGACGCCGGCGCCCGCCGAGGGCCAGTGCGCCGACTTCGTGAGCTTCTACGGCGGCCTGGCGCGGGCGGCCGAGCGCGCGGCGCTGCTGGAGCGCCTGGCGCGCGGCTTCGGCGTGGACCACGGCCTGGTGGCCGAGCAGAGCGCCGGCGTGCTGCAGCTGCGGGAGCAGCCCCGCGAGGCCGCCGTGCTGCTGCAGGCCGAGGACCGGCTGCGCTACGCGCTGGTGCCGCGCTACCGGGGCCTCTTCCAGCACATCAGCAAGCTGGACGGCGGCATGCGCTTCTTGGTGCAGCTGCGGGCCGACCTGCTGGAGGTGCAGGCCCTCAAGTTGGTGGACGGGCCGCATGTGCGG GCCTTTCTCAACCTTGAGCGAGTCACCTGGCACTCACCCTGTGAAGTACTCCAGAAAATCAGTGA GACAGAAGCTGTGCACCCCGTGAAGGACTGGCTGGACATGAAGCAACGCGTGGGGCCCTACCGCAGGTGCTTCTTCTTttcccactgctccagccctggggACCCGCTGGTGGTGCTGCATGTGGCGCTGACCAAGGACATCCCCAGTGCTATCCAG GAGATTGTGAAGGATGAGCCGCCGGCCGGCCCCGAGGACCAGAGTAACATGGGCGCTGCCATCTTCTACTCCATCGGCCTCATCAAGCCTGGCCTGCGGGGCGTGGAGCTGGGCACCTTCCTCATCAAGCGGGTGGTGAAGGAG CTGCAGCGAGAATTCCCCCACCTGGGCACCTTCTCCAGCCTGTCCCCCATTCCCGGCTTCACCAAGTGGCTATTGGGGCTCCTGAGCTCACAGGCCAAGGAGTCAGGCTCAGCCCAGCTATTCTTGGACTCGGAGCTGCAGGAGCTGGCAGCACTCACAGGCAGCACTGCTCCCATTCATGACACCATGCGCAGCCTACTGTCCAATAGCGAATGGATCAAGTCAGCCGAGCTGGTGCAGGTGCTGCGGGCACCTCTGCTGAGGCTGTGCGCCTGGTACCTGTACGGTGAGAAGCACCGTGGCTACGCCCTCAATCCCGTGGCCAACTTCCACTTGCAGAACGGTGCCGTGCTCTGGCGCCTCAACTGGATGGCGGACCTCAGCCCCAATGGCTTGGCAAACTCCTGTGGCCTCATGGTCAACTACCGCTACTTCCTGGAGGACACCGCAGCCAACAGCACCGCCTACCTGGGCAACAAGAGCATCAAGGCCTCGGAGCAGGTGCTGGGCCTGGTGGCCCAGTTCCAGAAGCACAGCAAGCTGTAG
- the MLYCD gene encoding malonyl-CoA decarboxylase, mitochondrial isoform X1, producing the protein MDELLGRSVPPTPAYELRDKTPAPAEGQCADFVSFYGGLARAAERAALLERLARGFGVDHGLVAEQSAGVLQLREQPREAAVLLQAEDRLRYALVPRYRGLFQHISKLDGGMRFLVQLRADLLEVQALKLVDGPHVREMNGVLKNMLSDWFSQAFLNLERVTWHSPCEVLQKISETEAVHPVKDWLDMKQRVGPYRRCFFFSHCSSPGDPLVVLHVALTKDIPSAIQEIVKDEPPAGPEDQSNMGAAIFYSIGLIKPGLRGVELGTFLIKRVVKELQREFPHLGTFSSLSPIPGFTKWLLGLLSSQAKESGSAQLFLDSELQELAALTGSTAPIHDTMRSLLSNSEWIKSAELVQVLRAPLLRLCAWYLYGEKHRGYALNPVANFHLQNGAVLWRLNWMADLSPNGLANSCGLMVNYRYFLEDTAANSTAYLGNKSIKASEQVLGLVAQFQKHSKL; encoded by the exons ATGGACGAGCTGCTGGGCCGCTCGGTGCCCCCGACGCCCGCCTACGAGCTGCGCGACAAGACGCCGGCGCCCGCCGAGGGCCAGTGCGCCGACTTCGTGAGCTTCTACGGCGGCCTGGCGCGGGCGGCCGAGCGCGCGGCGCTGCTGGAGCGCCTGGCGCGCGGCTTCGGCGTGGACCACGGCCTGGTGGCCGAGCAGAGCGCCGGCGTGCTGCAGCTGCGGGAGCAGCCCCGCGAGGCCGCCGTGCTGCTGCAGGCCGAGGACCGGCTGCGCTACGCGCTGGTGCCGCGCTACCGGGGCCTCTTCCAGCACATCAGCAAGCTGGACGGCGGCATGCGCTTCTTGGTGCAGCTGCGGGCCGACCTGCTGGAGGTGCAGGCCCTCAAGTTGGTGGACGGGCCGCATGTGCGG GAGATGAATGGGGTGCTGAAGAACATGCTCTCCGACTGGTTCTCACAGGCCTTTCTCAACCTTGAGCGAGTCACCTGGCACTCACCCTGTGAAGTACTCCAGAAAATCAGTGA GACAGAAGCTGTGCACCCCGTGAAGGACTGGCTGGACATGAAGCAACGCGTGGGGCCCTACCGCAGGTGCTTCTTCTTttcccactgctccagccctggggACCCGCTGGTGGTGCTGCATGTGGCGCTGACCAAGGACATCCCCAGTGCTATCCAG GAGATTGTGAAGGATGAGCCGCCGGCCGGCCCCGAGGACCAGAGTAACATGGGCGCTGCCATCTTCTACTCCATCGGCCTCATCAAGCCTGGCCTGCGGGGCGTGGAGCTGGGCACCTTCCTCATCAAGCGGGTGGTGAAGGAG CTGCAGCGAGAATTCCCCCACCTGGGCACCTTCTCCAGCCTGTCCCCCATTCCCGGCTTCACCAAGTGGCTATTGGGGCTCCTGAGCTCACAGGCCAAGGAGTCAGGCTCAGCCCAGCTATTCTTGGACTCGGAGCTGCAGGAGCTGGCAGCACTCACAGGCAGCACTGCTCCCATTCATGACACCATGCGCAGCCTACTGTCCAATAGCGAATGGATCAAGTCAGCCGAGCTGGTGCAGGTGCTGCGGGCACCTCTGCTGAGGCTGTGCGCCTGGTACCTGTACGGTGAGAAGCACCGTGGCTACGCCCTCAATCCCGTGGCCAACTTCCACTTGCAGAACGGTGCCGTGCTCTGGCGCCTCAACTGGATGGCGGACCTCAGCCCCAATGGCTTGGCAAACTCCTGTGGCCTCATGGTCAACTACCGCTACTTCCTGGAGGACACCGCAGCCAACAGCACCGCCTACCTGGGCAACAAGAGCATCAAGGCCTCGGAGCAGGTGCTGGGCCTGGTGGCCCAGTTCCAGAAGCACAGCAAGCTGTAG